The following proteins are co-located in the Chaetodon trifascialis isolate fChaTrf1 chromosome 14, fChaTrf1.hap1, whole genome shotgun sequence genome:
- the egln3 gene encoding prolyl hydroxylase EGLN3 has protein sequence MPFIEHVSDSDLKRLALDRVVPALLAHGFCYVDGLLGELAGDAVLDQVKEMHLSGALQDGRLAGSAPGIHQRSIRGDKIAWVSGAERGCEAISYLLTLIDKLVSACAGWLGSRAIRERSKAMVACYPGNGAGYVKHVDNPNGDGRCITCIYYLNKNWNSKEHGGTLRIFPEGKPFMVDIKPLFDRLLFFWSDRRNPHEVQPSYSTRYAITVWYFDSKERAEAKRRYLTAQQQGCSSS, from the exons ATGCCTTTTATCGAGCACGTATCGGACTCGGACCTGAAGCGTTTGGCGCTGGATCGGGTCGTCCCGGCCCTGCTGGCTCACGGCTTCTGCTATGTGGACGGGCTCCTCGGGGAGCTGGCCGGGGACGCCGTGCTGGATCAGGTGAAGGAGATGCACCTCTCCGGAGCGCTGCAGGACGGCCGGCTGGCCGGCTCCGCCCCGGGCATCCACCAGAGGAGCATCCGCGGGGATAAGATCGCCTGGGTGAGCGGCGCGGAGCGCGGCTGCGAGGCCATCAGCTACCTGCTCACCCTGATCGATAAGCTCGTCTCCGCGTGCGCCGGCTGGCTGGGCAGCAGGGCGATCCGGGAGAGGTCCAAG gCCATGGTGGCGTGTTACCCTGGAAACGGGGCCGGTTACGTCAAACACGTGGACAACCCGAACGGTGACGGACGCTGCATCACCTGCATCTATTACCTCAACAAGAACTGGAACTCCAAG GAGCACGGCGGCACCCTCAGGATCTTTCCGGAGGGGAAAcccttcatggtggacatcaAGCCGCTTTTCGACAGGCTGCTCTTCTTCTGGTCCGACCGCAGGAACCCACACGAGGTGCAGCCCTCCTACTCCACCAG gtaCGCCATCACTGTTTGGTATTTCGACTCTAAGGAGAGAGCCGAGGCCAAGAGGCGCTACCTGACAg ctcagcagcagggctgcagctccagctga
- the sptssa gene encoding serine palmitoyltransferase small subunit A produces the protein MALGDCWKQLSWFYYQYLLVTALYMLEPWERTVFNSLLVSVAGMAVYTGYVFMPQHIMAILHYFEVVQ, from the exons ATGGCCCTGGGTGACTGTTGGAAGCAGTTGTCCTGGTTTTACTACCAGTATCTCCTGGTGACGGCGCTGTACATGCTGGAGCCGTGGGAGAGGACGGTGTTCA ACTCCCTGCTGGTCTCTGTGGCCGGCATGGCTGTTTACACCGGCTACGTCTTCATGCCGCAGCACATCATGGCTATCCTGCACTACTTCGAGGTTGTCCAGTGA
- the eapp gene encoding E2F-associated phosphoprotein has protein sequence MNRLNELQDFDSYDIEEPSDEERPESSSEDELDVLLNGTPEQKKKLIREYLTGESESSSGDEFEKEMEAELSSTIKTMEETWGPSSAADSSGSRGGGGGPGLPNSRMYDEVYFDSDSEEEDKPSSSAGRRQRQRTIPTNDELLYDPDEDDRDQAWVDARRRQYHGRKRPAAACRLPSRQAQGLPSSDAVLNCPACMTTLCLDCQRHEKYRTQYRAMFVMNCTVKKDEVLRYKTQEDRKQRNRKRRRGQKTGTSADEAPGPAPAGMDADELYHPVQCSECSTEVAVFDKDEVYHFFNILSSHC, from the exons ATGAACAGACTGAATGAATTACAGGACTTTGACTCGTATGATATCGAGGAGCCGAGCGACGAGGAGAGACCTGAGAGCAG TTCGGAGGACGAGCTCGACGTGCTGCTGAACGGGACCccggagcagaagaagaagctgatcAGAGAGTATCTGACCGGGGAGAGCGAGTCGTCCAGCGGCGATGAGTttgagaaggagatggaggcGGAGCTCAGCTCCACCATCAAGACCATGGAGGAGACCTGGGGACCCTCGTCAGCAG CAGATTCCTCAGGgagccgaggaggaggaggaggtcctGGACTTCCCAACTCTCGGATGTATGATGAGGTGTACTTCGACTCAgactcagaggaagaggacaaacCAA GCAGCTCCGCTGGCCGGAGGCAGAGACAGCGGACCATCCCGACCAATGACGAGCTGCTGTATGACCCCGACGAGGACGACAGGGACCAGGCCTGGGTGGACGCCAGGAGGAGACA GTATCACGGCAGGAAGCGACCAGCTGCGGCGTGTCGGCTGCCGTCTCGTCAGGCTCAGGGTTTACCCAGCAGCGACGCCGTCCTCAACTGTCCCGCCTGCATGACGACGCTCTGCCTGGACTGTCAAAG GCATGAAAAGTACCGGACGCAGTATCGAGCCATGTTCGTCATGAACTGCACGGTGAAGAAAGACGAGGTGCTACGATACAAAACCCAggaggacaggaaacagaggaacaggaagaggaggagaggacagaaaacaggGACGTCAGCCGACGAGGCTCCCGGCCCGGCGCCGGCGGGGATGGACGCTGACGAGCTTTACCACCCGGTTCAGTGCTCCGAGTGCTCCACTGAGGTGGCTGTGTTCGATAAGGACGAGGTCTACCACTTCTTCAACATCCTGTCCAGCCACTGCTGA